A part of Capsicum annuum cultivar UCD-10X-F1 chromosome 6, UCD10Xv1.1, whole genome shotgun sequence genomic DNA contains:
- the LOC107875294 gene encoding probable transcriptional regulator RABBIT EARS: MTSNKIDDLLMESSNQGDYSLNSSINKEVDQLQQDRQEYYYMGGGGRFYECVFCKRGFNTAQALGGHMNIHRKDKSTRNKPTTSTHNLLISSSTNKNDIHISSGANLRCYNVAEAQSNYLTHFPELSTSTSTNGQILLNHNAIDSSRDDDDNHNIQCLNLFGGTGAPYVIETMEKNSEEDDLDLELRLGHDPLKQ, encoded by the exons ATGACATCAAACAAGATTGATGATCTATTAATGGAGTCCTCTAATCAAGGTGATTACTCGTTAAACTCATCGATCAATAAAGAAGTTGACCAGCTCCAGCAAGATCGACAAGAGTACTACTACATGGGAGGTGGTGGCAGATTCTATGAGTGTGTTTTCTGCAAAAGAGGTTTCAACACAGCTCAAGCTTTAGGTGGTCATATGAATATCCATAGGAAAGACAAATCCACCAGAAACAAACCTACTACTTCTACTCACAATTTGCTCATCAGCTCAAGTACTAATAAGAATGACATCCACATATCATCTG GTGCTAATCTTAGATGTTACAATGTGGCAGAGGCACAATCGAATTATCTAACACATTTTCCAGAATTATCTACATCTACCTCCACAAATGGCCAGATTTTATTGAATCACAATGCAATTGACAGCTCtcgtgatgatgatgataatcaCAATATTCAATGCCTGAATTTATTTGGTGGTACTGGAGCTCCATATGTAATAGAAACTATGGAAAAGAATAGTGAAGAagatgatttggatttggaaCTTCGACTTGGTCATGATCCTTTGAAACAATAG